The window ATATTATGTAATTGTAGGTTGTGACTCAGAATTTAATGTCTTACCTATTGTTCTAAAGCATATGCAGTTTTGTGGGCACAATCTTTAAACCCTGTTGTTCATGTTTCATAGACACTCAAAATACACACTTTGTATTCCAAATACCACAATCagagttcctctctgctttcttgcTCCAACCACCCTCCTTTTCTTGCTCCCTCTTAACAGTTTccttcgtctttttttttttttttttaatcttccaaaACAAGTTGTATTCTCATTTATGTTTGGGAGTATTTTATCACCAAATTCCCCAATCTACTTCATTTTTCAATTAATCCAGATTATtagctgttttatttttgttgtttccatAAAGGCCACTTGGATACGTAGCTTTTACACCTCagcatttcatttcttctttaccTTCTGGGTTTCCTTGTGTGGACATTGCTCTGTGGAGCACTTCTGTGGTTTTAGCACTTATCGTGTGTTGATACCTGTGCAGTGAATTTCAGCTAAACTCATTATTATGAATATTGATTAGTTGGTGTGTgctcatgcatgcatgtgtctttgtttatatttacatttacatGTTATTTGTGTCTGGAAATAAGCTGATAGCATAAATAAACAAGtatgaatgttttattttgtctatAAATATATCAATTGAAGTTTACTTTTTTCATCCAATGTTAACACTTTAAAGTTACTGCTGAATTGTTTTTATCTCATGATAAATTCTCACCTTTGTGCAAGTTTGTTAAGACTGCAGATATTTCTTTCTATGTAACCACAAAATCAGAAATAACCTGAAAATGCGGAAAAGGGGGGGTAgaggttttttttccctaagaaaagagagtttttaaaatgaaaattttcttagCTATGAAAAGTCTTTAATCTTCATTTATCCAAATGCTAACATACATAAAAAATAACTAATTCAGATGAGAAGCTATTGATAGTATCTACAGCAGGACAAATGTCTGAATGAAACATAAAgacaaaactataaaaatcctaTTGTTATAATGGCAGTattctgaaatgtattttttccctCAATCAGTTTGCAAGGGTTTGACAATGAGGGGGCGGACTTTCAGTTTATATGATTCTTCAggtattgaaagaaaaagaaagatgaaggaaaaaaatgcaagttCTGGTTACTTTGTTCTACTGGGTTTTTCtaactggcctcatcttgagttagTTCTCTTTGTGGTTGTCTTGATGTTCTACCTGATGACACTGATAGGTAACCTGTTCATCATTTTCTTGTCATATCTGGATTCCCATCTCCACACTcctatgtacttcttcctctcaaACCTCTCTTTTCTGGATCTCTGCTACACCACGAGTTCCATCCCCCAGTTGCTGTTCAACCTGTGGGGGCCAGAGAAAACCATCTCTTATGCTGGTTGCATGATTCAACTTTATTTTGTCCTTGCACTGGGAACTGCTGAATGTGTGCTGTTGGTGGTGATGTCCTATGACCGTTATGCAGCTGTGTGTAGACCCCTGCATTACACTGTCCTCATGCACCCTCGTTTCTGCCATCTGTTGGCTGTGGCTTCTTGGGTAAGTGGCTTTACCACCTCAGCACTTCATTCCTCATTTACCTTCTGGGTACCCCTGTGTGGACATCACCAAGTGGACCATTTCTTCTGTGAAGTTCCAGCGTTGCTTCGACTGTCATGTGTTGATACTCATGCTAATGAGCTGACCCTTATGGTCATGAGCTCCATTTTTGTGATCATACCACTTATTCTCATTCTCAGCTCCTATGGTGCCATTGCTCAGACTGTGCTGAGGATGCAGTCAACAATTGGACTTCAGAAAGTCTTTGGGACATGTGGAGCCCATCTTATGGTTGTATCCctctttttcattccaatcatgTGCATGTATCTACAGCCACCATCAGGAAATTCTCAAGATCAAGGCAAGTTCATTGCCCTCTTTTATACTGTTGTCACACCTAGCCTCAACCCTCTAATCTACACTCTCAGAAACAAAGATGTAAAAGGGGCAGTTAAAAGATTAATGGGCTGGGGTAGGGAGATGTGAGAGATCACCTGTCCAGCAACTTTTGTTCAGAGAGTCTTATCTATCTCAGAGGTTTCCTCTGCTCCTTTGAGATGTGATGGCATTTTTGGTCTACAACCCACCACGCATAGAAGAAAAGTTCTGCCCCAaaatttgttgttctttttatttgttcattctgaaatattttctaaagataACCTTTTTGATTTGTACAACTTTAATCTTTAATTATTCTATATTTAGTGTTCCCAGAAATTAAGGGCctggttttaaaattaatatactaATTTATGGAGCAAACTTTAGTATCTACAGAAAGAGAGAGTCAATATAGCAAAAAttaggctaatagagtttttggTCATTGACAGTCATTGCATTTACATAAGTGGTAAAAATTCTTTGGCTGAAATACACTTTATTCAATATACTAAATTTTTTGAGCATTTTGTCTTATGGACCTATATATACACTTGTTGCATTGAAAGATATAAAGAATTACCTGTTcaaatgattcattcattcatcaattccTTTATTCATTGACTCTCTCCAGGGTATTTGTCTTCCCCTCTCTTCATTCTCTTTATCTTTCACTAGACATGATCATGACTATAGGGTACAGACTCATGTCTTTGAATCCACCTCTCAACCAAGGCTTATTGGGTAATAGAATTTTTCCTAAATAATTGGGGCCACATGATGGATCATTTCACATATCACACAAACTTTGCAAAGTGTGAAAACGTTTACTCTTCCTTCCTCCATGGAAAACTTACCATTTGGCATTCCACATGTGGCATTCCACATGTTACATTCCAGTCTTTCAACATATAAATGGTTCTCCTTTTTAAggcttattgaagtataatttacatataataaaattcatccatttaaaatgtacagttcaatGAGTTTTGGCAAAGGTATAATTGTATAaatatcaccacaatcaagagaTAGTACGTTTCCATCGCTCTCCAAGGAGTGCTGTTCTTTTGCTGTCAGTTCTTTTACCCGTGCCTGAAGCAACCATTGATTTTGTCATAATAGTTTTGcctctgtcattttttaaaagaatttcatataaatgtaatcatacagtgtataatctttgagtttggcttctttcacttagcatgatggtTTTGAAATTTAGACATGCATCAATGGCTCCCCCCTTTTACTTGCTGATTagaattccattgtatgaatatggcacaatatatccatttatctgataatgagtttttgaaagtatttacttttttgattattatgaataaagctcttATAAAGATTGGTATACAAGTGTTTGTGTGGGTAAGTGTTTTCCCTAAATTTAGATAAACACCTAACAGTGGGATTGATGAATCATAAAGTAAGTATATGTTTGCctttattagttctaatgaggtggatgaaactggagcctattatacagagtgaagtaagccaggaagaaaaacaccaatacagtatactaatgcatttatatggaatttagaaagatggtaacaataaccctgtgtacgagacagcaaaagagacactgatgtatagaacagtcttatggactctgtgggagagggagagggtgggaagatttgggagaatggcattgaaacatgtaaaataccatgtatgaaacgagttgccagtccaggttcgatgcacgatactggatgcttggggctggtgcactgggacgacccagagggatggtatggggagggaggagggaggagggttcaggatggggaacacatgtatacctgtggcggattcattttgatatttggcaaaactaatacaattatgtaaagtttaaaaaataaaataaaattataacagtaaaaaaaaaagaaaagaaattttcaaaatgttttcaaagtagCTATACCATTTTCATTCCAGAAAACAGTGTATGAGAGTTACAATTACCCCACATTTTCTATAACACCTGGTATTGTGAGTCTTTATACTTTTAGCCTTTACAGTCAGTTTATagttatatctcattgtggttctaaTTTGCATTTACTTAAAGGCtatgatgttgaccatcttttcatgtacctcctATATCTTATTTTGTCATGTTTATGTTAAAATATTCTACCCGTTTTTATTGGgccatttatctttttattactgagttctAAATATTACTTATTCATTCTTAACTCAAGTCCTATGTTAGATAAATGTTTTGTAAGATGTTCTTCCAGTCTGTggtgtgctttttattttctaatactgtcttccaaagagcaagtttTAATCTTTAATGAAATACATGTTTCTACAAAAAAGCATGCCAGCATTTTCATTGttattgcatt of the Bubalus kerabau isolate K-KA32 ecotype Philippines breed swamp buffalo chromosome 3, PCC_UOA_SB_1v2, whole genome shotgun sequence genome contains:
- the LOC129647472 gene encoding olfactory receptor 2J3-like; translated protein: MKEKNASSGYFVLLGFSNWPHLELVLFVVVLMFYLMTLIGNLFIIFLSYLDSHLHTPMYFFLSNLSFLDLCYTTSSIPQLLFNLWGPEKTISYAGCMIQLYFVLALGTAECVLLVVMSYDRYAAVCRPLHYTVLMHPRFCHLLAVASWVSGFTTSALHSSFTFWVPLCGHHQVDHFFCEVPALLRLSCVDTHANELTLMVMSSIFVIIPLILILSSYGAIAQTVLRMQSTIGLQKVFGTCGAHLMVVSLFFIPIMCMYLQPPSGNSQDQGKFIALFYTVVTPSLNPLIYTLRNKDVKGAVKRLMGWGREM